In a genomic window of Vicinamibacterales bacterium:
- a CDS encoding fumarylacetoacetate hydrolase family protein, which produces MRRSITATVGTALTLALAACAATPAAQDAPKATPDTRFTLMTFETGGTAHLGMVLGASVLDIAEANRHVAGAAGLPPLAMPGDMKALIEQYATVAPRLYQIANYFGANPPAGQPFAHDVSAVTVLAPIKYPWNIVAASANYKAHAEGMGEAGAGGAPPPQARAGSAGARPPAPGGFDASAADRIVPDRDAPIMFAKSPRSCIIDPNEPFYIVDGRGRTDYEGELAIIMGPRPAYRVPREQALDYVFGYSIMEDLSDRGSERLREVTMFPGTNWFDGKSIDRAAPFGPVILPKEFLPKGPSDLRLVTRVNGEVRQDARTSQLIWSEPHLVAYVTSRMTLYPGDVISTGTPSGTGMERQMFLKPGDVVEVEVEGIGTLRTPFKALSEKPAS; this is translated from the coding sequence ATGAGGCGATCGATCACGGCCACGGTGGGCACGGCACTGACACTCGCGCTGGCGGCGTGCGCGGCCACGCCGGCGGCGCAGGACGCGCCGAAGGCCACGCCCGACACGCGGTTCACGCTGATGACCTTCGAGACGGGCGGGACGGCGCATCTCGGCATGGTGCTCGGCGCCAGCGTCCTCGACATCGCCGAGGCGAACCGCCACGTCGCTGGCGCGGCCGGCCTGCCGCCGCTGGCCATGCCCGGCGACATGAAGGCCCTCATCGAGCAGTACGCGACCGTGGCGCCGCGCCTCTATCAGATCGCGAACTACTTCGGAGCGAATCCCCCGGCAGGACAGCCCTTCGCGCACGACGTGTCGGCGGTGACGGTGCTGGCGCCGATCAAGTACCCGTGGAACATCGTCGCCGCGTCGGCCAACTACAAGGCGCACGCCGAGGGCATGGGCGAGGCCGGCGCGGGGGGCGCGCCGCCGCCCCAGGCCAGGGCCGGCAGCGCCGGCGCGCGTCCGCCGGCCCCCGGCGGCTTCGACGCCTCGGCGGCGGATCGCATCGTGCCCGACCGCGACGCGCCGATCATGTTCGCCAAGTCGCCGCGGTCGTGCATCATCGACCCGAACGAGCCCTTCTACATCGTGGACGGGCGCGGGCGCACCGACTACGAGGGCGAACTCGCCATCATCATGGGGCCGCGCCCGGCCTACCGCGTGCCGCGCGAGCAGGCACTCGACTACGTCTTCGGCTACAGCATCATGGAGGACCTGAGCGACCGCGGCAGCGAGCGCCTGCGCGAGGTCACGATGTTCCCGGGCACCAACTGGTTCGACGGGAAGAGCATCGACCGGGCGGCGCCGTTCGGTCCCGTCATCCTGCCCAAGGAGTTCCTGCCGAAGGGCCCGAGCGATCTGCGGCTCGTCACCCGCGTCAACGGCGAGGTCCGGCAGGACGCGCGCACCAGTCAGCTCATCTGGAGCGAGCCGCACCTCGTGGCCTACGTCACCTCGCGCATGACGCTGTACCCCGGCGACGTCATCAGCACGGGGACGCCGTCCGGGACCGGGATGGAGCGCCAGATGTTCCTGAAGCCCGGGGACGTGGTGGAAGTGGAGGTCGAGGGCATCGGCACGCTGCGCACGCCGTTCAAGGCGCTGTCGGAGAAGCCCGCCTCGTAG
- a CDS encoding cis-3-hydroxy-L-proline dehydratase — MPTDTTIVRVRAYQVALPLHEGRYAWSGGNAVEVFDSTVVAIDTAGGLTGWGEICPLGPAYLPAYANGARTGIAELAPALLGLDACAVDVVTDRMDAAMRGHPYVKSALDMACWDVLGQAAGLPVVTLLGGRHAPDVPLYRAISQDTPAAMAKSIARHRKDGYTTFQLKVGGDPDVDVERIRRAAADLRRGEVLIADANTGWTQHQAVRVADAVRDVDVYIEQPCRTYEECLAVRRRTARPFVLDEVVDGVDVVVRAAADGAADVVNLKISKVGGLTKARRVRDLCVSLGIALTIEDTWGGDIVTAAIAHLAQSTPPRWLFSTTDFNSYVTVSIAEGAPQRRRGRLRAPEAPGLGIRPRPKVLGRPVLDVRAGRS; from the coding sequence ATGCCGACCGACACGACGATCGTCCGCGTGCGCGCCTACCAGGTGGCGCTGCCGCTCCACGAGGGCCGCTACGCCTGGTCCGGCGGCAACGCGGTGGAGGTGTTCGACTCCACCGTGGTGGCCATCGACACGGCGGGGGGGCTCACGGGCTGGGGCGAGATCTGCCCGCTGGGCCCTGCCTACCTGCCGGCCTATGCCAACGGCGCGCGCACCGGCATCGCGGAGCTGGCGCCGGCGCTCCTCGGGCTCGACGCGTGCGCCGTGGACGTCGTGACCGATCGCATGGACGCGGCGATGCGCGGCCATCCGTACGTGAAGTCGGCGCTCGACATGGCGTGCTGGGACGTCCTGGGCCAGGCGGCGGGCCTGCCGGTGGTGACGCTGCTCGGCGGACGGCACGCCCCCGACGTGCCCCTCTACCGCGCCATCTCGCAGGACACGCCGGCCGCCATGGCGAAGTCGATCGCGCGCCACCGCAAGGACGGCTACACGACCTTCCAGCTCAAGGTCGGCGGCGATCCCGACGTGGACGTCGAGCGCATCCGCCGGGCCGCGGCGGACCTCCGCCGGGGCGAGGTGCTCATCGCGGACGCCAACACGGGCTGGACGCAGCACCAGGCCGTGCGCGTGGCCGACGCGGTGCGGGACGTGGACGTCTACATCGAGCAGCCGTGCCGCACCTACGAGGAGTGCCTGGCGGTCAGGCGCCGCACCGCCCGGCCGTTCGTGCTGGACGAGGTCGTGGACGGCGTGGACGTGGTGGTCCGCGCGGCCGCCGACGGTGCCGCCGACGTCGTGAACCTCAAGATCTCCAAGGTGGGCGGCCTCACCAAGGCGCGGCGGGTGCGCGACCTGTGCGTCTCGCTGGGCATCGCGCTGACGATCGAGGACACCTGGGGCGGCGACATCGTCACGGCGGCCATCGCCCACCTGGCCCAGAGCACGCCGCCCCGGTGGCTCTTCTCCACCACCGACTTCAACTCGTACGTCACCGTGTCCATCGCCGAGGGGGCGCCGCAGCGGCGGCGCGGCCGGCTGCGGGCGCCGGAGGCACCGGGCCTCGGCATCCGACCGCGGCCGAAGGTGCTGGGCCGGCCCGTGCTCGACGTTCGAGCCGGTCGATCGTGA
- a CDS encoding amidohydrolase, which produces MTPRGPIVLVLAAAVAGCTASAPPPPSPAVTLAIVNAVVWTGDPARPEAEAVAIAGDRIAAVGTSAEIRALAGSAEVIDAQGQFATPGFIDSHVHFIDGGRRLASVQLRDAATPEEFTRRIAAFAKTVPAGTWITGGDWDHQLWGGALPERAWIDAVTPDHPVWVNRLDGHMALANTAALRAAGLAGAVMDVAGGEVVRDRRGAPTGLLKDNAMALVEAKMPPPDAAALDRALEAAMDYVGRQGVTSVHHMGTWDDLDVFERGHRAGTLTTRIYAAVPLESWERLEAAIRAGTYGGSDGRGDTWLHIGNLKGFVDGSLGSHTAAMQEPFTDAPTDRGLFVTPPERLYAWVSGADAAGLQVSVHAIGDRAIATQLDIFDRVMKEHGARDRRFRIEHAQHPAAPDIPRFARLGVIASMQPYHAIDDGRWAERVIGPRIATTYAFRSMLDAKVPLAFGSDWFVAPPTPLEGIYAAVTRRTLDGAHPDGWVPAQKISVEEALAAYTRTAAYAEFADEQKGTLAPGRLADLVLIDRDLRRIPPPEIRDAVVTRTIVGGRTVYSR; this is translated from the coding sequence ATGACGCCTCGTGGTCCGATCGTGCTCGTGCTCGCGGCGGCGGTCGCCGGCTGTACCGCCTCCGCCCCCCCGCCCCCGTCGCCGGCCGTGACGCTGGCCATCGTCAACGCGGTGGTGTGGACGGGCGATCCGGCACGCCCCGAGGCCGAGGCCGTGGCCATCGCGGGCGATCGCATCGCCGCCGTCGGCACCTCGGCCGAGATCCGCGCGCTGGCGGGGAGCGCCGAGGTGATAGACGCGCAGGGCCAGTTCGCGACGCCGGGCTTCATCGACAGCCACGTCCACTTCATCGACGGCGGCCGGCGCCTGGCCTCGGTGCAGCTGCGCGACGCGGCGACGCCGGAGGAGTTCACGCGGCGGATCGCCGCATTCGCGAAGACGGTGCCGGCGGGCACGTGGATCACGGGCGGAGATTGGGATCACCAGTTGTGGGGGGGCGCCCTGCCCGAGCGGGCGTGGATCGACGCGGTCACCCCGGATCATCCCGTGTGGGTGAACCGCCTCGATGGCCACATGGCCCTGGCGAACACGGCGGCGCTGCGCGCGGCCGGCCTCGCCGGCGCCGTGATGGACGTGGCGGGCGGGGAGGTGGTGCGCGATCGACGCGGCGCGCCGACCGGCCTCCTGAAGGACAACGCGATGGCGCTCGTGGAGGCGAAGATGCCGCCGCCGGACGCGGCGGCGCTCGACCGGGCCCTCGAGGCCGCCATGGACTACGTCGGCCGCCAGGGCGTCACGAGCGTGCACCACATGGGCACGTGGGACGATCTCGACGTCTTCGAGCGCGGGCACCGCGCGGGCACGCTCACGACCCGGATCTACGCCGCCGTGCCGCTCGAGTCGTGGGAGAGGCTCGAGGCGGCCATCCGGGCCGGCACCTACGGCGGGTCCGACGGACGTGGCGACACCTGGCTCCACATCGGCAACCTGAAGGGCTTCGTGGACGGATCGCTCGGCTCGCACACGGCCGCGATGCAGGAGCCCTTCACCGACGCACCGACCGACCGCGGCCTCTTCGTCACACCGCCCGAGCGGCTCTACGCCTGGGTGTCTGGCGCCGACGCAGCGGGGCTGCAGGTGTCCGTCCACGCGATTGGCGACCGCGCCATCGCCACCCAGCTCGACATCTTCGATCGCGTGATGAAGGAGCACGGCGCGCGCGACCGCCGCTTCCGCATCGAACACGCCCAGCACCCGGCGGCGCCCGACATCCCGCGCTTCGCCAGGCTCGGCGTCATCGCCAGCATGCAGCCCTACCACGCCATCGACGACGGCCGCTGGGCCGAGCGCGTGATCGGGCCGCGCATCGCGACCACCTACGCCTTCCGGTCGATGCTCGACGCGAAGGTTCCGCTGGCGTTCGGCAGCGACTGGTTCGTCGCGCCGCCGACGCCGCTGGAGGGCATCTACGCCGCCGTCACCCGACGCACCCTCGACGGCGCGCATCCGGACGGCTGGGTGCCCGCGCAGAAGATCTCGGTCGAGGAGGCGCTCGCCGCCTACACGCGCACGGCCGCGTATGCCGAGTTCGCCGACGAGCAGAAGGGCACCCTCGCGCCGGGCCGCCTCGCCGATCTGGTGCTGATCGATCGCGACCTGCGCCGGATTCCCCCGCCCGAGATCCGGGACGCCGTGGTGACGCGGACGATCGTCGGCGGACGGACTGTGTATTCGCGGTGA
- a CDS encoding class I SAM-dependent methyltransferase → MSGTRTADLYDPTTAVAYYEQRYASGYMDEWPLAKKARVFEFVRGLGLPASGRALDFGCGNGVFTEVVRQALGPGWTITGSEISTVALENARRRFPECRFLHGEDPALAAEPFDFFFTHHVLEHVYDLPEVLGLLDRLMAPAARGVHILPCGNEGSYQHELTRLRRDGIDPAMGHRFFLDEEGHVRRLRTRDLAGHYEALGYRLAAERYCVFDTGFADWITGLGPERVTETLDPSKAVDEAARTRLTSLRRKYLALWFLRHQAPMVEEKLAKRGRTLRDYALLALGLPLYVLSKPVDAWLTRAPEREWASRSADPKAGEMYLAFARDAR, encoded by the coding sequence ATGAGCGGCACGCGCACCGCCGACCTGTACGACCCGACCACCGCGGTCGCCTACTACGAACAACGCTACGCCTCGGGCTACATGGACGAGTGGCCGCTCGCCAAGAAGGCGCGCGTGTTCGAGTTCGTCCGCGGCCTGGGCCTGCCCGCCTCGGGACGCGCGCTGGATTTCGGCTGCGGCAACGGGGTGTTCACCGAGGTCGTCCGCCAGGCCCTCGGGCCCGGCTGGACCATCACCGGCTCCGAGATCAGCACCGTGGCGCTCGAGAACGCGCGCCGCCGGTTCCCGGAGTGCCGCTTCCTCCACGGCGAGGACCCGGCGCTGGCCGCCGAGCCGTTCGACTTCTTCTTCACCCATCACGTCCTCGAGCACGTCTACGACCTGCCCGAAGTGCTGGGCCTCCTCGATCGTCTGATGGCGCCGGCCGCGCGCGGGGTCCACATCCTGCCGTGCGGCAACGAGGGGTCGTACCAGCACGAGCTCACGCGCCTGCGCCGGGATGGGATCGACCCTGCCATGGGCCACCGGTTCTTCCTCGACGAGGAAGGGCACGTCCGCCGGCTGCGCACGCGCGACCTGGCCGGCCACTACGAGGCGCTGGGCTATCGCCTCGCGGCCGAGCGCTACTGCGTGTTCGACACGGGCTTCGCCGACTGGATCACGGGCCTGGGCCCCGAGCGCGTCACCGAGACGCTGGACCCGTCGAAGGCGGTCGACGAAGCGGCGCGCACGCGCCTGACGAGCCTCCGCCGCAAGTACCTGGCGCTGTGGTTCCTGCGCCACCAGGCGCCGATGGTCGAAGAGAAGCTGGCCAAGCGCGGCCGCACGCTCCGCGATTACGCGCTCCTGGCCCTCGGCCTGCCGCTCTACGTGCTGTCGAAGCCCGTGGACGCGTGGCTCACCCGCGCGCCCGAGCGGGAGTGGGCCAGCCGGAGCGCCGACCCGAAGGCAGGCGAGATGTACCTCGCCTTCGCGCGAGACGCGCGCTGA
- a CDS encoding DUF6526 family protein — MAETQTFATHRKFVPLFHYFTLPILIGNVLVAGYGVYLAPGGAAVWQLLVAVALFFGALFARVFALAAQDRVIRLEERLRMREVLPAALQPRIMDFTREQIIGLRFASDAELPDLAAAVLRDNVQKRDDVKKMVKSWRADTHQL, encoded by the coding sequence ATGGCCGAGACCCAGACCTTCGCGACGCACAGGAAGTTCGTCCCGCTCTTCCACTACTTCACGCTGCCGATTCTCATCGGCAACGTCCTCGTGGCCGGCTACGGCGTCTACCTGGCGCCGGGCGGCGCCGCGGTGTGGCAGCTGCTCGTGGCCGTCGCGCTCTTCTTCGGCGCCCTGTTCGCGCGGGTCTTCGCCCTGGCCGCCCAGGACCGGGTGATCCGGCTGGAGGAGCGGTTGCGGATGCGCGAGGTCCTGCCCGCGGCGCTCCAGCCGCGCATCATGGACTTCACGCGCGAGCAGATCATCGGCCTGCGCTTCGCCAGCGACGCCGAACTGCCGGACCTGGCCGCCGCCGTCCTGCGCGACAACGTCCAGAAGCGCGACGACGTGAAGAAGATGGTCAAGAGCTGGCGGGCCGACACCCACCAGCTCTGA
- a CDS encoding DUF1028 domain-containing protein, protein MRTLVRLSLVLALLLALPAGAFATWSVIALDAKTGQVIIASATCVRQAGFPERKPNGARDLMDVQAVIVPGLGVAACQAGVDNTRRNQMLVYDEIKKGTPPAKIIELLMQDPDVQRRQFGIVMMPNGTTITARNNTAGFNGSGNSVSSLYFAGQYGDYYFQVQGNTLLGDAVMHQAALAFTRATGTMADHVMAAMEAADRFGGDKRCNCGNNPLDFVPCDAKTAHVAYITIANKDDQVGVTHNDGQYFAYLSATDADITKGESANPVKTLRMRYDAWKKAGSKRTAPPGPTLYRP, encoded by the coding sequence ATGCGGACGCTCGTGCGCCTCTCGCTCGTCCTCGCGCTCCTGCTGGCACTCCCGGCCGGCGCCTTCGCCACGTGGTCGGTCATCGCGCTGGACGCGAAGACGGGCCAGGTCATCATCGCCTCGGCTACGTGCGTCCGGCAGGCGGGGTTCCCCGAGCGCAAGCCGAACGGCGCGCGCGACCTGATGGACGTGCAGGCCGTGATCGTCCCCGGGCTGGGCGTGGCCGCCTGCCAGGCGGGCGTGGACAACACGCGGCGCAACCAGATGCTCGTCTACGACGAGATCAAGAAGGGCACGCCGCCGGCGAAAATCATCGAGCTCCTGATGCAGGATCCCGACGTGCAGCGGCGCCAGTTCGGCATCGTCATGATGCCCAACGGCACCACCATCACCGCGCGCAACAACACCGCCGGGTTCAACGGATCCGGCAACTCGGTGTCGTCGCTGTATTTCGCCGGCCAGTACGGCGACTACTACTTCCAGGTGCAGGGCAACACGCTCCTCGGCGACGCCGTGATGCACCAGGCGGCCCTGGCCTTCACCCGGGCGACGGGCACCATGGCCGACCACGTGATGGCCGCGATGGAGGCCGCCGACCGGTTCGGCGGCGACAAGCGCTGCAACTGCGGCAACAACCCGCTGGACTTCGTGCCCTGCGACGCCAAGACGGCGCACGTCGCCTACATCACGATCGCGAACAAGGACGACCAGGTCGGCGTCACGCACAACGACGGCCAGTACTTCGCCTACCTCTCGGCCACCGACGCGGACATCACGAAGGGCGAGAGCGCCAACCCGGTGAAGACCCTCCGGATGCGCTACGACGCCTGGAAGAAGGCGGGCAGCAAGCGGACGGCCCCGCCGGGCCCGACGCTCTACCGGCCGTAG
- a CDS encoding amidohydrolase family protein, with translation MEILDVHNHYYPPEYLAELRLGRSSITVDDDADGNPRVHYPGDYNIVVRGHRDIDYRQDVLDQLGVTKQVITFTTPGVHVEKPAIAAEWARLVNDCMGKIAKERSKHFSALATLPLNDPAASVVELERAMKEHGLPGAMLFSNANGVPLADDRFLPLWAKADELGAVLQIHPEYPLGVEAMQKYWLMPLVGFLMDTTLATAHLVFAGIPDRFPRIKWVLGHLGGAIPYLAERLDRGYEAFSECRANISKPPTEYLKSHFYYDTVNFDPNALMCAVNFAGADRILAGSDYPHQIGSIQKMKAALASLPLPDDQKALIFGGNTKRVYGL, from the coding sequence ATGGAAATCCTCGACGTCCACAATCACTATTACCCGCCCGAGTACCTCGCCGAGCTCAGGCTGGGGCGGAGTTCGATCACGGTCGACGACGACGCCGACGGCAACCCGCGCGTCCACTACCCCGGCGACTACAACATCGTCGTGCGCGGGCATCGCGACATCGACTATCGCCAGGACGTTCTCGACCAGCTCGGCGTCACGAAACAGGTGATCACGTTCACCACGCCCGGCGTCCACGTGGAGAAGCCCGCGATCGCGGCGGAGTGGGCCCGCCTCGTCAACGACTGCATGGGGAAGATCGCGAAGGAGCGGTCGAAGCACTTCTCGGCCCTGGCCACGCTGCCCTTGAACGACCCGGCGGCGTCGGTCGTGGAACTGGAGCGGGCCATGAAGGAACACGGCCTCCCGGGCGCGATGCTGTTCAGCAACGCCAACGGCGTTCCGCTCGCCGACGACCGGTTCCTCCCGCTCTGGGCGAAGGCCGACGAGCTCGGCGCCGTGCTGCAGATCCATCCGGAGTATCCGCTGGGCGTCGAGGCCATGCAGAAGTACTGGCTGATGCCGCTCGTCGGCTTCCTGATGGACACCACGCTCGCCACGGCGCACCTCGTGTTCGCGGGGATTCCGGACCGCTTCCCGCGCATCAAGTGGGTGCTGGGACATCTCGGCGGCGCCATCCCGTACCTGGCGGAGCGGCTCGATCGCGGCTACGAGGCCTTCAGCGAGTGCCGGGCCAACATCTCGAAGCCGCCCACCGAGTACCTGAAGTCGCACTTCTACTACGACACGGTGAACTTCGATCCGAACGCCCTGATGTGCGCCGTGAACTTCGCCGGCGCGGATCGCATCCTCGCCGGCAGCGACTATCCCCACCAGATCGGCAGCATCCAGAAGATGAAGGCGGCGCTCGCCAGCCTGCCGTTGCCCGACGACCAGAAGGCCCTCATCTTCGGCGGCAACACCAAGCGGGTCTACGGCCTGTGA
- a CDS encoding amino acid permease, which produces MSSPPTSRPAPELRRAIGLPQAAAMVVGTIIGSSIFVQPSEITREVPTIAGILVAWSLAGLLTFLGALVCAELASAYPETGGVYVFLREAFSRRVAFMWGWANFWSIHSGIIAAISMVAARYVAYFVPASPFEQQLLAAAIIVVISAINYLGVKTGTTVQTAITVAKLAAIALLLAGGVAFSGAGTGDAWSLGWSDVAAVPVDRLLLGVGAGLFAFGGWHMVTYAAGETTDPVRTLPKALTVGTLVVTACYIGLNALYLWVLPLDAVRQSPRIAADVAETLVGGTAASAVSALVVVSAVGAVTGIVLAGPRMYLAMARDGVMLPWVDAVHPVYRTPHRAIVLQGLWATVLVLTGSYPTLFGRVIYMEWFFFALMTAGLVVLRGRATYRPAYWMWGYPATPVVFILTSAAIVVNQLRAQPAEALFGAAVVASGWPVALWVTRRRGR; this is translated from the coding sequence ATGTCTTCTCCGCCGACCAGCCGACCGGCGCCGGAACTCCGGCGGGCGATCGGGCTCCCGCAGGCGGCGGCGATGGTCGTCGGCACCATCATCGGGTCGTCGATCTTCGTGCAGCCCTCGGAGATCACGCGCGAGGTGCCGACGATCGCCGGCATCCTGGTCGCCTGGTCGCTCGCGGGCCTGCTCACCTTCCTGGGCGCGCTCGTGTGCGCGGAACTCGCGTCGGCCTACCCCGAGACCGGCGGCGTGTACGTCTTCCTGCGGGAGGCCTTCTCGCGGCGCGTGGCCTTCATGTGGGGCTGGGCGAACTTCTGGAGCATCCACTCGGGCATCATCGCGGCCATCTCGATGGTGGCCGCGCGCTACGTCGCCTACTTCGTGCCGGCGTCGCCGTTCGAACAGCAGCTGCTGGCGGCCGCCATCATCGTCGTCATCTCCGCCATCAACTACCTCGGCGTGAAGACGGGCACCACCGTGCAGACGGCGATCACCGTCGCCAAGCTGGCCGCGATCGCGCTGCTCCTGGCCGGCGGCGTGGCCTTCTCGGGCGCCGGAACGGGCGATGCGTGGTCGCTCGGCTGGTCCGACGTCGCCGCGGTGCCCGTCGATCGCCTGCTCCTGGGCGTCGGCGCCGGCCTGTTCGCCTTCGGCGGGTGGCACATGGTGACCTACGCGGCCGGCGAGACGACCGATCCCGTGCGGACGCTCCCCAAGGCGCTCACCGTCGGCACGCTCGTCGTGACCGCGTGCTACATCGGCCTGAACGCCCTCTACCTCTGGGTCCTGCCGCTCGACGCGGTGCGCCAGTCACCGCGCATCGCGGCGGACGTCGCCGAGACGCTGGTCGGCGGGACGGCGGCCTCGGCGGTCTCGGCGCTCGTCGTCGTGTCGGCGGTCGGCGCCGTCACGGGCATCGTGCTGGCGGGACCGCGCATGTACCTCGCGATGGCCCGCGACGGCGTCATGCTGCCGTGGGTGGACGCCGTGCACCCGGTCTACCGGACGCCCCACCGCGCCATCGTGCTCCAGGGGCTGTGGGCCACGGTCCTCGTGCTGACGGGCAGCTACCCCACGCTCTTCGGGCGCGTCATCTACATGGAGTGGTTCTTCTTCGCGTTGATGACGGCCGGCCTCGTGGTGCTGCGCGGACGCGCGACCTACCGCCCGGCGTACTGGATGTGGGGCTATCCGGCGACGCCCGTCGTCTTCATCCTGACGTCGGCCGCCATCGTCGTGAACCAGCTGCGCGCCCAGCCGGCCGAGGCGCTGTTCGGCGCGGCGGTGGTCGCCAGCGGCTGGCCCGTGGCGCTCTGGGTCACGCGGCGCCGCGGCCGTTAG